A single region of the Bacillus carboniphilus genome encodes:
- a CDS encoding VOC family protein, with protein MKFHQKPVSYVSDIHLYVSDLTRSIAFYESVIGFKVMKESEQRATLTADGKTPLVTIEQPNEVTPRNQHNTGLFHFALLLPTRADLAKALIHLVKSQYPLQGASDHLVSEALYLADPDGNGIEIYADRPDETWNWHNGEVEMATIALDAQGLVDEDDGTPWQGLPPATVMGHIHLQVSELENTYEFYCKGLGLDLVTKYGNQALFISSGAYHHHIGLNTWVSQGGEKPVETSVGLKWYTLVLPSDDDLSKTISLLKEVNAPVNDKDGYIQTEDPSGNVIHLVVK; from the coding sequence ATGAAATTTCATCAAAAACCGGTATCATACGTAAGTGATATACATTTATATGTTTCTGATTTAACTCGTTCCATTGCATTCTATGAATCAGTCATTGGGTTTAAGGTCATGAAAGAATCTGAACAGAGAGCAACATTGACTGCAGATGGAAAGACACCACTAGTAACGATTGAGCAACCAAATGAAGTTACGCCTAGGAACCAACATAATACAGGGTTATTCCATTTTGCACTGTTACTTCCGACTCGTGCAGATTTGGCCAAAGCCCTCATCCACTTAGTAAAAAGTCAATATCCTCTCCAAGGGGCTTCTGATCACCTAGTAAGTGAAGCACTCTATTTAGCTGACCCTGATGGAAACGGGATTGAGATCTATGCGGACAGACCAGATGAGACATGGAACTGGCATAATGGAGAAGTTGAAATGGCTACGATTGCGTTGGATGCACAGGGGTTAGTAGATGAAGATGATGGTACACCTTGGCAAGGCTTACCTCCTGCTACCGTGATGGGCCACATTCACCTTCAAGTTTCCGAGTTAGAAAACACCTACGAATTTTACTGTAAAGGTCTTGGCTTAGACCTGGTAACTAAATACGGAAATCAAGCATTGTTTATATCATCGGGGGCCTATCATCATCACATCGGCTTAAACACCTGGGTGAGTCAAGGAGGAGAAAAACCTGTTGAAACAAGCGTTGGTTTGAAGTGGTATACGCTTGTTTTACCAAGTGATGACGACCTTTCAAAAACAATAAGTCTGTTAAAAGAGGTTAATGCCCCTGTTAATGACAAGGATGGATATATCCAAACAGAAGATCCATCAGGTAATGTCATTCATTTGGTAGTGAAGTAA
- a CDS encoding SPL family radical SAM protein has product MDIQYKSPQKILTPTGGFLTGYSHSLNPYVGCAFGCSYCYVRQSPVGLFRKQEWGTWVDVKENVKDKLIRELQSLKKRNKKTTIFMSSSTDPYQSLDYKEQITRGLLEAMVESPPDFLFVQTRSPLVTRDTDLFLQLKDRLRISVTVETDLDEVRKRFSPAAPPIQARFNALCKLKEAGLPSQVAVTPVLPFSNEFPYKLKEVVNRICIDDFTGDGSQGKRTERLQIKELYDVDELNKWYSPDSKQRVLNEMKKTFTPENIYIGAEGFMPY; this is encoded by the coding sequence ATGGATATTCAATATAAATCGCCACAAAAGATTTTGACCCCCACTGGAGGATTTTTAACAGGGTATAGTCATTCCTTGAATCCATATGTAGGCTGTGCCTTTGGTTGTTCTTATTGTTATGTTAGGCAAAGTCCTGTTGGATTATTTCGTAAACAAGAGTGGGGGACATGGGTGGATGTAAAGGAAAATGTAAAGGATAAACTTATAAGAGAACTCCAAAGTCTCAAGAAGAGAAACAAGAAAACCACCATATTTATGTCTTCAAGTACGGATCCCTATCAATCATTAGATTATAAAGAACAAATTACACGAGGACTTTTGGAAGCCATGGTGGAAAGTCCCCCGGATTTCCTGTTTGTTCAAACTCGAAGCCCGCTTGTTACAAGAGATACCGATTTGTTTCTACAATTAAAAGATCGGTTACGTATTAGTGTTACGGTGGAGACAGATCTTGATGAAGTCCGAAAGAGATTTTCTCCTGCTGCTCCTCCGATACAAGCGCGTTTTAATGCGTTGTGTAAATTAAAGGAGGCTGGTCTTCCTAGTCAAGTGGCTGTAACACCTGTTCTACCATTTTCTAATGAATTTCCATATAAGCTTAAAGAAGTAGTAAACCGAATTTGTATTGATGACTTTACGGGGGATGGAAGTCAAGGAAAGCGAACGGAAAGGCTACAAATTAAAGAGCTTTATGATGTGGATGAGTTGAATAAGTGGTATTCTCCTGATAGCAAGCAAAGAGTTCTCAATGAAATGAAAAAGACGTTTACCCCAGAAAATATTTATATCGGTGCGGAGGGGTTCATGCCTTATTAA
- a CDS encoding sigma-70 family RNA polymerase sigma factor, whose product MHTNHEDQILVEQAKQGDEEAFTHLIEKHRSNAVNWAKMITKDPYIAEDVAQDVLLRSYLHLQNLQQADRFLPWLRNMVKNRAIDYIRKKHLDPNTHETYIESIDESQDPEAVYAARDIQDSLLSLMEYLPERNRQIFEAHFYNQLPPEEIAKTFQMTTANVYNILSRAKMKLRDERFKREIERFLDRRKKNGELQQAILDDLAFHPSYVSLGHIIYELIKSRTNLNLHLSDVMGYTGQAFRIQVSKEVDVSSSYVYDWGWVLKIIADTFQTKYSYIGKPNAIPTPDLLLQSLDLIQHSIELGEPTIVWNLTNYEFGLIYGFDNKKKVLTFADSTHTNLTVPYEKIGRTPVPELFVGTLHVSSCQKPRITTCIENIVNHARGKEPKIDGFTQGLAAYDTWIEAIEGGYANSIGHAYQIALMTEDREHAVHFLGKIASIHNEQPWIQMALSHYKKVHDIFLALYPSFPYGLPGIKMDIKKRTITLLRQAKEHEEKAIENLEKYLLRKSVVE is encoded by the coding sequence ATGCACACTAACCATGAAGATCAAATTTTAGTTGAACAAGCAAAACAAGGCGATGAGGAAGCCTTTACTCACCTGATTGAGAAACACCGTTCCAATGCGGTTAACTGGGCAAAGATGATTACAAAGGACCCTTATATTGCAGAAGACGTTGCTCAAGATGTGCTGCTCCGTTCCTATCTTCATTTACAAAACCTTCAACAGGCTGATCGTTTTTTACCGTGGCTTCGGAATATGGTAAAAAATAGAGCCATCGATTACATAAGAAAAAAGCATCTTGACCCCAACACCCATGAAACATACATTGAAAGTATCGACGAGTCACAGGACCCTGAAGCTGTATATGCTGCAAGAGATATACAAGATTCACTTTTGTCTCTAATGGAATATTTACCAGAAAGAAACAGACAAATATTTGAGGCTCATTTTTATAATCAACTTCCTCCAGAGGAAATTGCCAAAACCTTTCAAATGACGACTGCGAATGTGTACAATATCCTATCTCGAGCCAAAATGAAACTGAGAGATGAAAGATTTAAAAGAGAAATAGAACGTTTTTTGGATCGACGGAAGAAAAACGGGGAACTACAACAAGCTATATTGGATGATCTAGCATTTCATCCGTCTTATGTTTCACTAGGACACATAATCTATGAACTTATTAAAAGTAGAACGAATTTAAACCTACATTTAAGCGATGTAATGGGATACACCGGACAAGCGTTCCGGATTCAGGTATCAAAAGAAGTTGATGTAAGCAGTAGCTATGTGTATGACTGGGGCTGGGTTTTAAAGATTATTGCGGATACCTTTCAAACAAAGTATTCCTATATCGGAAAACCAAATGCCATTCCAACTCCGGATCTGCTTCTTCAATCTTTAGATCTTATTCAGCATTCTATTGAACTAGGCGAACCAACCATTGTTTGGAACCTAACGAATTATGAGTTTGGCTTGATTTATGGATTTGATAATAAAAAAAAGGTCCTTACATTTGCTGATTCAACACATACGAATCTGACTGTTCCATATGAAAAAATTGGAAGGACACCAGTACCCGAATTATTTGTTGGAACATTACATGTATCTTCATGTCAAAAACCACGCATAACAACATGCATTGAAAATATTGTGAATCATGCAAGAGGTAAAGAACCAAAGATTGACGGATTTACACAAGGATTAGCCGCCTATGATACTTGGATTGAGGCGATTGAAGGTGGTTATGCAAATTCAATTGGTCATGCTTATCAGATCGCTCTAATGACGGAGGATAGGGAGCATGCTGTCCATTTTTTAGGAAAAATAGCATCTATCCATAACGAACAACCTTGGATACAAATGGCTCTTAGTCATTACAAAAAAGTACACGATATTTTTCTTGCCTTATACCCTTCATTCCCGTACGGACTTCCAGGAATCAAAATGGACATAAAAAAGCGAACCATAACCTTACTTAGACAAGCAAAAGAGCACGAAGAAAAGGCTATTGAAAATCTCGAAAAATATTTATTAAGAAAATCGGTTGTTGAATGA
- a CDS encoding aromatic acid exporter family protein, translated as MKTGVAVLITALICDFLDWPAMFAVITAIVTIEPTAADSIKKAFIRFPASALGAGFAVLFSYFLGDTPITYALVTLATIITCTKLHLHAGTLVAVLTGVAMISTIHDEFVSSFFIRLGTTTTGLVVSSLVNLLLLPPNYSETISKKVHQLYIKTGTLLEKRGIEVIKLHPLQRETKMVFREIQAEIEQVEKLCQYQKEEWRLHRTIRKDLRYFHYEYKKLTLLRQILYHLGNLIHLPAKDETIPEHEEVKILTAIQSIKNIIHHPQFEIDDGHYSIMEGLLEDLWVEHPVIHEQSFKSIKHHFSNRKVLKYELLSIHDLLNELVSIQEQERQHFSMLRRNLKKG; from the coding sequence ATGAAAACGGGAGTTGCCGTTCTCATTACCGCTTTAATCTGTGATTTTTTAGACTGGCCAGCGATGTTTGCTGTTATAACGGCGATTGTAACCATTGAACCGACAGCAGCGGATTCAATAAAAAAAGCATTTATCCGCTTTCCTGCATCTGCTTTAGGAGCGGGCTTTGCCGTGTTATTTAGCTATTTTCTTGGAGACACTCCCATCACCTATGCACTCGTTACACTGGCTACTATTATCACCTGTACCAAATTGCATCTTCATGCAGGAACCCTGGTAGCGGTCCTTACTGGAGTGGCCATGATCTCTACCATTCATGATGAATTTGTATCTTCGTTCTTCATTAGGCTAGGAACAACCACAACGGGTCTTGTAGTATCGTCGCTTGTTAATTTACTACTATTACCACCCAACTATTCTGAAACAATCTCTAAGAAAGTGCACCAACTTTATATTAAGACTGGAACCCTACTCGAAAAAAGAGGAATTGAAGTAATCAAGCTTCACCCTTTACAACGAGAAACAAAGATGGTATTTCGAGAAATTCAGGCCGAGATTGAACAAGTCGAAAAACTTTGTCAGTATCAAAAAGAAGAATGGCGATTACACAGAACTATTCGGAAAGATTTACGCTATTTTCACTATGAGTACAAGAAGCTAACATTGCTCAGACAAATCCTTTATCATTTAGGAAACTTAATACATCTTCCAGCAAAAGATGAGACTATTCCTGAACATGAAGAAGTCAAAATTCTTACAGCTATTCAATCAATAAAAAATATCATCCATCACCCTCAATTTGAAATAGATGATGGACACTATTCTATTATGGAAGGTTTATTGGAAGACCTTTGGGTAGAACATCCAGTCATTCATGAACAATCATTTAAATCCATTAAGCATCACTTTTCCAACAGGAAAGTCTTAAAATACGAGCTACTATCTATACATGATTTATTGAACGAACTTGTTTCTATACAAGAACAAGAACGACAGCACTTCTCTATGCTGCGGCGTAATTTAAAAAAAGGTTAG
- a CDS encoding VOC family protein has translation MSTSVKKDTIVQTVGGAILHVQHIKESAVWYSKLLDLPLEDLDDETPFYGVDMDEGLGLLLDDHRNLKGQRHPICMLHTNDIQKALSFINGMGCKISLELQNPHPGLAYFNFEDTEGNILMMCESNWEHPNPKSPKSESHPIKNHINTLVIPVQNLKRATEFYSRLLEKPIKPDRQDGGPIYWFDEGILLDDNRNNQDLESFPTYMLKASNIHEAYQYVKNEGIEVVRDIQFDHYFMIKDKEGNTVMVCL, from the coding sequence ATGAGCACATCTGTAAAGAAAGATACCATTGTTCAAACAGTTGGGGGGGCTATTCTCCATGTGCAACATATTAAAGAGAGTGCTGTTTGGTATTCAAAACTACTAGATCTTCCGTTAGAAGATTTGGATGATGAAACTCCCTTTTATGGAGTGGACATGGATGAGGGACTGGGTTTACTGTTAGATGACCATCGTAATCTGAAGGGGCAACGTCATCCCATTTGTATGCTCCATACAAATGATATTCAAAAAGCTCTCTCTTTTATCAATGGAATGGGATGCAAAATTTCACTTGAACTACAAAACCCACATCCAGGGTTGGCTTACTTCAACTTTGAAGATACGGAAGGAAATATCCTAATGATGTGTGAGTCCAATTGGGAGCATCCTAATCCTAAAAGTCCTAAATCAGAATCACACCCGATCAAAAATCATATAAACACGTTAGTAATCCCCGTTCAAAACTTGAAGCGTGCTACCGAGTTTTACAGCAGATTACTAGAAAAGCCGATCAAACCAGATCGCCAAGATGGTGGCCCTATCTATTGGTTTGATGAGGGAATATTATTAGACGACAATCGGAACAATCAGGACCTTGAGTCCTTTCCAACCTATATGTTGAAAGCTTCAAACATTCATGAAGCATATCAATATGTAAAAAATGAGGGTATTGAGGTCGTAAGAGACATTCAATTCGATCATTATTTTATGATTAAAGATAAAGAAGGAAACACAGTAATGGTTTGTTTATAA